A stretch of Flavobacterium sp. N2270 DNA encodes these proteins:
- a CDS encoding nucleoid-associated protein has product MINLFNTHIENLSIHRVGNKSRNEALFLSEQPYGLNDEIMPLLKEYFFKPFRDKEENYYQFAHDVDLEYNDMYNFATEVFNNPSEIHNVSKKITKHLFEQSNHPHIKNGEVYVTYFTNVSIDNNVVDAIGVFKSEIQTDFLQFEEKESNLEMILQQGINLNKLDKGCIIFNYKKEEGYKILTVDSNRYDARYWLEHFLSVDAFQDENFMTKKYLKFCQDFAKDVVLPAEDKQQEVLFMNRAINHFAKNDAFEETNFLNEVMENPEFIPEFKNYKVDKGEKYSIEDVTNFPIANNAVSDIRKKIKNVITLDTNVQIKLDFVNSDSAEKFVEKGWDEEKQMYYYLVYFNKEQKS; this is encoded by the coding sequence ATGATAAACTTATTTAATACCCACATAGAAAACCTTTCTATTCATAGAGTTGGAAATAAAAGTAGAAATGAAGCTTTATTCTTGTCTGAACAACCGTATGGTTTAAATGACGAAATAATGCCTCTTTTAAAGGAATATTTCTTTAAACCATTTAGAGATAAAGAAGAAAATTATTATCAATTTGCACATGATGTAGATTTAGAATACAATGATATGTATAATTTTGCCACAGAAGTTTTTAATAACCCAAGCGAAATTCATAATGTATCTAAAAAAATAACCAAACATTTATTTGAGCAATCAAATCATCCGCACATTAAAAACGGTGAAGTATATGTAACTTATTTTACAAATGTTTCTATCGACAATAATGTTGTAGATGCCATTGGCGTTTTTAAAAGTGAAATTCAAACCGATTTTTTACAGTTTGAAGAAAAAGAGTCTAATTTAGAAATGATTTTACAACAAGGTATCAATTTAAACAAATTAGATAAAGGTTGTATTATTTTTAATTACAAAAAAGAAGAAGGTTATAAAATTTTGACAGTAGATAGCAATCGTTATGATGCACGTTATTGGTTAGAACACTTCTTATCTGTAGATGCTTTTCAGGATGAAAATTTCATGACTAAGAAGTATTTGAAATTTTGCCAAGACTTTGCTAAAGATGTAGTTTTACCTGCCGAAGACAAACAGCAAGAAGTTTTATTCATGAACAGAGCTATTAATCATTTTGCAAAAAATGATGCTTTTGAAGAAACAAATTTTTTAAACGAAGTAATGGAAAATCCAGAGTTTATCCCTGAATTTAAAAATTACAAAGTAGACAAAGGTGAAAAATACAGTATTGAAGATGTTACCAATTTTCCAATTGCAAATAACGCTGTTTCTGATATTAGAAAGAAAATAAAAAATGTAATTACATTAGATACTAATGTTCAAATTAAGTTAGATTTTGTAAATTCTGATAGTGCAGAAAAATTTGTTGAAAAAGGTTGGGATGAGGAAAAACAAATGTATTATTACTTAGTTTACTTTAATAAAGAGCAAAAATCTTAA
- a CDS encoding cold-shock protein: protein MNKGTVKFFNESKGFGFIIEEGTNKEHFVHISGTIDEIREGDEVEFDLQEGKKGLNAVNVKVI, encoded by the coding sequence ATGAACAAAGGTACAGTAAAATTCTTTAATGAATCAAAAGGTTTTGGTTTCATTATTGAAGAAGGAACAAACAAAGAACATTTCGTACACATCTCTGGAACTATTGATGAAATCCGTGAAGGTGATGAAGTTGAATTTGACTTACAAGAAGGTAAAAAAGGTTTAAATGCAGTAAACGTAAAAGTTATCTAA
- the sucC gene encoding ADP-forming succinate--CoA ligase subunit beta, with product MNLHEYQGKEILASHGVRIQRGYVANNAEEAVAKAKQLTAETGTGWHVIKAQIHAGGRGKGGGVKLAKNLDQVAEIAGQIIGMDLITPQTPPQGKRVHKVLVAEDVYYPGETETSEFYMSVLLNRATAKNMIMYSTEGGMDIEEVAEHTPHLIFTEEIDPAVGLQGFQARRIAFNLGLSGNAFKEMTKFVAALYNAYIAADASMFEINPVLKTSDNKIMAVDAKVNIDDNALYRQAAIADMRDIREENPIEVEAKEVGLNYVDLDGTVGCMVNGAGLAMATMDLIKYAGFEPANFLDVGGTADAKRVETAFRIILKDPNVKAILINIFGGIVRCDRVAQGVVDAYKNMGDAIKVPIIVRLQGTNAEIAKELIDNSGMPILSAVQFQEAADQVKAALS from the coding sequence ATGAATTTACACGAATATCAAGGTAAGGAAATATTAGCAAGTCATGGTGTACGCATTCAACGTGGTTACGTTGCTAACAATGCTGAAGAAGCTGTTGCTAAAGCAAAACAATTAACTGCAGAAACTGGTACAGGTTGGCATGTTATAAAAGCTCAAATCCACGCTGGTGGTAGAGGTAAAGGTGGAGGAGTTAAATTAGCTAAAAATTTAGATCAAGTTGCTGAAATTGCAGGTCAAATTATTGGTATGGATTTAATTACACCACAAACACCTCCTCAAGGTAAAAGAGTTCACAAAGTATTAGTTGCTGAAGATGTTTACTATCCAGGAGAAACTGAAACTTCAGAATTTTATATGTCTGTTCTATTAAATAGAGCTACAGCAAAAAATATGATTATGTATTCTACTGAAGGTGGAATGGATATTGAAGAAGTTGCAGAGCATACTCCACATTTAATTTTTACAGAAGAAATAGATCCAGCTGTTGGTTTACAAGGTTTTCAAGCAAGAAGAATAGCTTTTAACTTAGGGCTTTCTGGAAATGCGTTTAAAGAAATGACAAAGTTTGTAGCTGCTTTATACAATGCTTACATTGCTGCTGACGCTTCAATGTTTGAAATTAACCCAGTTTTAAAAACATCAGATAACAAAATAATGGCTGTTGATGCTAAAGTTAATATAGATGATAATGCTCTATATAGACAAGCTGCAATTGCTGACATGAGAGATATTAGAGAAGAGAACCCTATTGAAGTAGAAGCTAAAGAAGTTGGTTTGAACTATGTAGATTTAGACGGAACTGTAGGATGTATGGTTAACGGTGCAGGTCTTGCAATGGCAACTATGGATTTAATTAAGTATGCAGGTTTTGAACCGGCAAATTTCTTAGACGTAGGTGGAACTGCAGATGCTAAACGTGTTGAAACTGCTTTTCGTATTATCTTAAAAGATCCAAACGTAAAAGCAATTTTGATTAACATTTTTGGTGGTATCGTTAGATGTGACCGTGTTGCTCAAGGAGTTGTAGATGCTTATAAAAATATGGGAGATGCTATTAAAGTGCCTATTATTGTACGTTTACAAGGAACAAATGCTGAAATTGCAAAAGAATTAATTGATAATTCTGGAATGCCAATTTTATCAGCTGTTCAATTCCAAGAAGCTGCAGATCAAGTTAAAGCTGCATTATCTTAA
- the lysA gene encoding diaminopimelate decarboxylase, giving the protein MNNEILNQIVKEFGSPLYIYDGEKIESQYNRLSKAFNKVEKFKVYYAVKALSNISILKILKKLGSGLDTVSIEEVKLGLHAGFEPHEIIFTPNGVSLQEIEQVAKLGVQINIDNLSILEQFGTNNPNIPVCIRINPHVMAGGNANISVGHIDSKFGISIHQMPHLLRIVENTKMHINGIHMHTGSDILDVDVFLYAAEILFETAKNFKNLDFIDFGSGFKVPYKKGDIETNVEEFGKKLTKRFLNFEKEYGRSLTLAFEPGKFLVSEAGVFLANVNVVKQTTSTVFAGINSGFNHLIRPMLYGAQHHIDNISNPKGKERFYTVVGYICETDTFATNRRINEIHEGDVLCFRNAGAYCYSMASNYNSRVKPAEVLWINNEAHLIRQRETFEDILRNQVEIDITNNAEIPV; this is encoded by the coding sequence ATGAATAATGAAATATTAAACCAAATAGTAAAGGAATTTGGTAGTCCATTATATATATATGATGGAGAGAAAATAGAAAGTCAATACAATAGATTGTCTAAAGCGTTTAATAAAGTAGAAAAGTTTAAAGTGTATTATGCGGTAAAAGCTCTTTCTAATATTTCTATTTTAAAAATATTAAAAAAACTTGGATCAGGGTTAGATACTGTTTCTATTGAAGAAGTGAAATTAGGTTTACATGCAGGTTTTGAACCGCATGAAATAATTTTTACACCAAACGGCGTTTCTCTTCAAGAAATTGAACAAGTTGCAAAACTAGGTGTTCAAATAAACATTGATAATCTTTCTATTTTAGAACAATTTGGAACAAACAATCCCAACATTCCAGTTTGTATTAGAATAAATCCACACGTTATGGCTGGCGGTAATGCCAATATTTCTGTGGGGCATATTGATAGTAAATTTGGAATATCAATTCATCAAATGCCTCATTTATTGAGAATAGTTGAAAATACCAAAATGCATATAAACGGAATTCATATGCATACGGGTTCTGATATTTTAGATGTTGATGTGTTTTTATACGCAGCGGAAATTTTGTTTGAAACTGCAAAAAACTTTAAAAATCTTGATTTTATTGACTTTGGAAGTGGTTTTAAGGTTCCATATAAAAAAGGCGACATTGAAACTAATGTAGAAGAATTTGGAAAAAAATTAACCAAGCGTTTCTTAAATTTTGAAAAAGAATATGGAAGATCACTTACTTTAGCATTTGAACCTGGAAAATTCTTAGTAAGTGAAGCTGGAGTATTTTTAGCTAATGTAAATGTGGTTAAGCAAACTACTTCAACTGTTTTTGCAGGAATTAATTCAGGGTTTAATCATTTGATTCGTCCTATGTTATATGGAGCACAACACCATATTGACAACATTTCAAACCCAAAAGGAAAAGAGCGTTTTTATACGGTTGTAGGTTACATATGTGAAACCGATACATTTGCAACCAATAGAAGAATAAACGAAATTCACGAAGGAGATGTTCTTTGCTTTAGAAACGCCGGAGCCTATTGCTACTCTATGGCATCTAATTATAATTCTAGAGTAAAACCCGCTGAAGTACTTTGGATAAATAATGAAGCACATTTAATTAGACAAAGAGAGACATTTGAAGATATATTACGAAATCAAGTTGAAATAGATATTACAAATAATGCCGAAATCCCCGTTTAG
- the pafA gene encoding alkaline phosphatase PafA — MKKLVVFFLLAGILNGFAQQKPKLVIGIVVDQMKTEYLYRFYDDFSENGFKRLMTNGYTFQNTHYNYMPTYTGPGHASIYTGTTPSVHGIVGNEWFNRSSQTEMYCTDDANVVTIGDGTESEGKMSPKNLQSTTITDELKLATNFKSKVIGISLKDRGAILPAGHFADWAFWYSKTGAFISSTYYGQELPTWVTTFNNEKNYLAYLEKDWTLLKDKSIYNESLNDNNPYEGKLYQKTPFFPYSLKGMYESNDAGVLRATPFGNNLIVDFAKKAIEKEGLGKDNTTDFLTMSFSSTDYIGHILGPRSIELQDTYLRLDESIADFLNYLDKTVGKDNYLLFLTADHAGAENVTYLKDNKYDVTNINTYSFRKELSDFSVKTFGVDVVKNYSNFNLFFDRDSMAKKSLKLETIKETFKTFLYTQKFIKRVYTEEEVLASSGADFYLNFIAKGYDPVQNGDIVILEKPGYIEYSATGTSHGTPYTYDTHVPLIFYGNGIKKGESYDKKDITQIAPTLSQLLKITYPNGTEAILLEEILKK; from the coding sequence ATGAAAAAGTTAGTTGTATTCTTTTTGTTAGCAGGAATTTTAAACGGTTTTGCCCAACAAAAACCAAAGTTAGTTATTGGTATTGTGGTCGATCAAATGAAAACAGAATATTTATATCGTTTTTATGATGATTTCTCAGAAAATGGTTTCAAAAGATTAATGACAAACGGTTATACTTTTCAAAATACTCACTATAACTACATGCCTACTTATACAGGTCCAGGGCATGCATCAATTTACACAGGAACAACTCCTTCAGTTCATGGAATTGTAGGTAACGAATGGTTTAATAGAAGTTCACAAACTGAAATGTATTGTACAGATGATGCAAATGTTGTTACAATTGGTGACGGTACTGAAAGTGAAGGTAAAATGTCGCCTAAAAACTTACAAAGCACAACTATTACCGATGAATTGAAATTGGCGACCAACTTTAAAAGTAAAGTTATAGGAATTAGTTTAAAAGACAGAGGTGCAATTTTACCAGCAGGTCATTTTGCAGATTGGGCTTTTTGGTATTCTAAAACAGGTGCGTTTATTTCGAGTACTTATTATGGACAAGAATTACCAACTTGGGTTACCACTTTCAATAACGAAAAAAATTATTTAGCTTATTTAGAAAAAGATTGGACTTTATTGAAAGATAAAAGCATTTATAATGAAAGTTTAAATGATAATAATCCTTATGAAGGAAAACTGTATCAAAAAACACCTTTTTTTCCATATAGTTTGAAAGGTATGTACGAGAGTAATGATGCAGGAGTATTAAGAGCAACCCCTTTTGGAAACAATTTAATAGTTGATTTTGCTAAAAAAGCAATCGAAAAAGAAGGTTTAGGAAAAGATAATACCACCGATTTTTTAACCATGAGCTTTTCTTCAACTGATTATATTGGTCATATTCTTGGGCCAAGATCAATTGAATTGCAAGATACTTATTTGCGTTTAGACGAATCTATAGCTGATTTTTTAAATTATTTAGACAAAACAGTTGGGAAAGATAATTACTTGTTATTCTTAACGGCAGATCATGCAGGTGCTGAAAATGTAACGTATTTAAAAGATAATAAATATGATGTTACGAATATAAATACTTATTCATTCAGAAAAGAGTTAAGCGATTTTTCAGTAAAGACTTTTGGTGTTGATGTAGTGAAGAACTATTCCAATTTTAATTTGTTTTTTGATAGAGATTCTATGGCTAAGAAGAGTTTGAAATTAGAAACGATTAAGGAAACTTTCAAAACATTTTTATATACTCAAAAATTCATAAAACGTGTTTATACTGAAGAAGAGGTATTGGCTTCATCTGGAGCTGATTTCTATTTGAATTTCATTGCGAAAGGATATGACCCAGTTCAAAACGGAGATATAGTTATTTTAGAAAAACCGGGTTATATTGAATATTCAGCAACAGGAACTTCTCACGGAACACCTTATACTTATGATACTCATGTGCCGCTAATTTTTTACGGTAACGGAATTAAAAAAGGGGAGTCTTATGATAAAAAAGACATTACACAAATTGCTCCAACTTTATCTCAGCTTTTAAAAATTACATATCCAAACGGAACGGAAGCAATATTACTTGAAGAGATTTTGAAAAAATAA
- a CDS encoding NAD(P)H-dependent flavin oxidoreductase has protein sequence MNSITQLFNIKYPIVQGGMIWNSGYKLASAVSNAGGLGLIGAGSMYPEVLREHIQKCKKATDKPFGVNVPMLYPNIEEIMQILVEEGVKIVFTSAGNPKTWTPFLKEKGITVVHVVSSTKFALKAQDAGVDAIVAEGFEAGGHNGRDETTTLTLIPMVREEITIPLIAAGGIATGRGMLAAMTLGADGVQMGSRFAASTESSAHDNFKKTIVEVNEGDTMLTLKELAPVRLIKNKFFNEVQELYAKCPSPDDLKELLGKRRAKRGMFEGDLEDGELEIGQIAGLIHDILPVEIIVNNVITEFNQAKAEMTKFEF, from the coding sequence ATGAATTCAATTACTCAATTATTTAATATAAAATATCCAATTGTTCAAGGTGGAATGATTTGGAATTCAGGATATAAATTAGCAAGTGCAGTTAGTAATGCTGGCGGACTTGGCTTAATTGGTGCTGGTTCCATGTATCCAGAAGTACTTAGAGAACACATTCAAAAATGTAAAAAAGCTACTGATAAACCCTTTGGGGTTAATGTTCCAATGTTATATCCTAACATTGAAGAAATTATGCAAATTTTGGTAGAAGAAGGTGTGAAGATTGTTTTTACTTCTGCAGGAAACCCAAAAACATGGACACCTTTCTTAAAAGAAAAAGGAATTACTGTTGTTCATGTGGTAAGTAGTACAAAATTTGCTTTAAAAGCACAAGATGCTGGAGTTGACGCAATTGTTGCCGAAGGTTTTGAAGCTGGTGGTCATAACGGTAGAGATGAAACTACAACACTAACTTTAATTCCTATGGTTAGAGAAGAAATAACAATTCCTTTAATTGCTGCTGGTGGTATTGCAACAGGAAGAGGTATGTTAGCCGCAATGACATTAGGAGCAGACGGTGTTCAAATGGGAAGTCGTTTTGCTGCTTCAACCGAATCTAGCGCTCATGATAATTTCAAGAAAACAATAGTTGAAGTAAATGAAGGTGATACAATGCTTACTTTGAAAGAGTTAGCGCCTGTTCGTTTAATTAAAAATAAATTCTTTAACGAAGTTCAAGAGTTATATGCAAAATGCCCATCACCTGATGATTTAAAAGAATTATTAGGAAAAAGAAGAGCAAAGCGTGGAATGTTTGAAGGAGATTTAGAAGATGGTGAATTAGAAATTGGTCAAATTGCAGGATTAATTCATGATATTTTACCGGTGGAAATAATTGTGAATAACGTTATTACCGAATTTAATCAAGCTAAAGCAGAAATGACTAAATTTGAATTTTAA
- a CDS encoding S8 family serine peptidase, translated as MKIKLLVFFLLTTITISAQIEDAWVYFNDKPSSAYYLSNPLEMLSQRALDRRTTQGIALDVIDVPVEQTFIDQITAATGITVMAKSKWLNALHIRGTQVNIQALTSLGFVDYIDFADHSLNPGGKLSSTNKISNVNKQLELATTFNYGNSANQIQMLNGHLLHQSNYTGQGKIVAILDAGFPGVNTASSFQRLRDNNLILGGYNFPDRNTNIYSRNSHGTNVLSTIGGYVDGQLVGTAPDSEFYLFITEDVNSENPVEESYWVEAAEMADSLGVDVINSSLGYSSYDNSNYSYDYSQRTGLVGFASRGADVAYTRGMICVISAGNDGSGSEPHISIPADAINVLTIGAVTNTEAYASFSSIGPSFDGRIKPDVCAKGQSATVSNTVGTVTTSNGTSFSSPIMAGMVATFWSAVPNMTNAQVMDFIKQSADQYNTPDQFKGYGVPDFQLALNNALSAQSFQSNGLLVYPNPSNEFLFLKSTNNTLNGTFVLYNNLGQRVFQTEINQNDQKIIVSSLTSGVYLYEFISNNSILRGKLMKQ; from the coding sequence ATGAAAATAAAACTACTTGTATTTTTTTTACTTACCACAATAACAATTTCTGCGCAAATTGAAGATGCTTGGGTTTATTTTAATGATAAACCAAGTTCAGCTTATTATTTGTCTAATCCTTTAGAAATGCTTTCACAAAGAGCTTTGGATAGAAGAACAACTCAAGGAATTGCATTAGATGTAATTGATGTTCCTGTTGAACAAACTTTTATTGATCAAATAACTGCCGCTACTGGAATTACCGTTATGGCAAAATCAAAATGGTTAAATGCTTTGCATATAAGAGGAACTCAAGTTAATATTCAAGCATTAACCTCTTTAGGTTTTGTAGATTATATTGATTTTGCAGATCATTCATTAAACCCTGGAGGAAAACTTTCAAGTACAAATAAAATTTCAAACGTTAATAAGCAACTAGAATTAGCGACAACATTTAATTACGGAAATTCAGCAAATCAAATTCAAATGTTAAACGGACATTTGTTGCATCAATCAAATTATACAGGTCAAGGTAAAATTGTAGCTATTTTAGATGCTGGTTTTCCAGGTGTTAATACGGCTTCCTCTTTTCAAAGATTAAGAGATAATAATTTAATTTTAGGAGGTTATAATTTCCCAGATAGAAATACTAATATTTATTCTCGAAATTCGCACGGAACAAATGTGCTTTCCACTATTGGCGGTTATGTAGATGGTCAATTGGTTGGAACAGCACCTGATTCAGAATTTTATTTATTTATTACTGAAGATGTTAATTCAGAAAATCCTGTTGAAGAATCATATTGGGTTGAAGCTGCTGAAATGGCTGATAGTTTAGGCGTAGATGTTATTAACTCATCTTTAGGGTATTCATCTTATGATAATTCTAATTACAGTTACGATTATTCTCAAAGAACTGGTTTAGTTGGTTTTGCATCGCGTGGTGCAGATGTTGCCTATACAAGAGGAATGATTTGTGTAATAAGTGCGGGTAATGATGGAAGTGGTTCTGAACCTCATATTTCTATTCCTGCAGATGCTATTAACGTTTTAACAATTGGAGCTGTTACAAATACCGAAGCTTATGCAAGTTTTAGTTCAATTGGACCTTCCTTTGACGGAAGAATTAAACCCGATGTTTGTGCTAAAGGTCAAAGTGCAACAGTAAGTAATACCGTGGGAACTGTAACTACATCTAACGGAACTTCTTTTTCAAGCCCTATTATGGCAGGAATGGTAGCTACGTTTTGGTCGGCTGTACCTAATATGACCAATGCACAAGTAATGGATTTCATTAAACAATCTGCAGATCAATATAATACTCCAGACCAATTTAAAGGTTACGGAGTTCCAGATTTTCAATTGGCATTAAACAATGCACTTTCTGCTCAAAGTTTTCAGTCAAACGGACTTTTGGTTTACCCAAATCCGTCAAATGAATTCTTGTTTTTGAAATCTACAAACAATACTTTAAACGGAACATTCGTTTTGTATAACAATTTAGGTCAACGCGTTTTTCAAACTGAAATTAACCAAAATGATCAAAAAATAATAGTTTCAAGTCTTACTTCAGGAGTTTATTTGTATGAATTTATTTCTAATAATAGTATCTTGCGAGGGAAATTAATGAAGCAATAA
- a CDS encoding calcium/sodium antiporter produces the protein MNFLFIVLGLLLLILGGNWLLKAAVGLSLRLKISKIIVGLTVVSFATSAPEMIVSIQAALSGFPDIAIGNVVGSNIGNIGLVLGTILLINAVQVDNSFYATDWPVKMFASTLLFVFLVLDGVLSRVEGIIFIVVLVSFLIFLIRKNKTTQINIEENKEELMSIIKIGFFLTLGGFALWAGSELLVKGAVNLAESLSVSKRIIAITVVSIGTSVPELASSIIASIKKENEISVGNIIGSNIFNILSVLGVTAIIKPIEHVDVQIIQQDIYWMLGFSFFLLPMVLLPKRGNLSFKEGILLLVSYSIFLYFTIM, from the coding sequence ATGAATTTTCTTTTTATCGTTCTAGGTTTATTGCTGTTAATTCTTGGTGGTAACTGGTTGCTAAAAGCAGCAGTTGGACTTTCATTGCGATTAAAAATTTCTAAAATTATTGTAGGACTTACCGTTGTTTCTTTTGCAACATCTGCTCCTGAAATGATTGTGAGTATACAAGCTGCACTTTCTGGTTTCCCTGACATTGCCATTGGTAACGTAGTAGGTTCTAATATTGGTAATATAGGATTAGTTTTAGGAACAATTTTGCTTATTAATGCAGTTCAAGTAGACAATAGTTTTTACGCTACCGATTGGCCTGTTAAAATGTTTGCTTCCACTTTATTGTTTGTTTTCTTAGTTCTTGATGGGGTTTTAAGTAGGGTAGAAGGTATTATTTTTATTGTAGTATTGGTCTCTTTTTTAATATTTTTAATAAGAAAAAATAAAACTACTCAAATTAATATTGAAGAAAATAAAGAAGAATTAATGTCAATAATAAAAATTGGTTTCTTTTTAACTTTAGGAGGTTTTGCTTTATGGGCAGGTTCAGAATTATTGGTGAAAGGAGCAGTAAATTTGGCTGAAAGTTTAAGTGTTAGTAAAAGAATAATTGCCATCACAGTAGTTTCAATTGGAACAAGCGTACCAGAATTAGCCTCTTCAATTATTGCAAGTATTAAAAAAGAAAATGAAATTTCAGTTGGTAACATTATTGGGTCAAATATTTTTAATATTTTGAGTGTTTTAGGAGTTACTGCAATCATAAAACCTATCGAACATGTAGATGTTCAAATTATCCAACAAGATATTTATTGGATGTTAGGTTTTTCTTTTTTTCTTTTACCAATGGTACTTTTGCCAAAAAGAGGAAATTTAAGTTTTAAAGAAGGAATTTTACTTCTAGTTTCTTATAGTATATTCCTGTATTTCACAATTATGTAA
- the mnmA gene encoding tRNA 2-thiouridine(34) synthase MnmA, with translation MKRVVVGLSGGVDSSVAAYLLQEQGYEVIGLFMKNWHDDSVTISNECPWLEDSNDALLVAEKLGIPFQTVDLSEQYQEKIVDYMFKEYEQGRTPNPDVLCNREIKFDVFMKIAESLGADYVATGHYCRKGTTLNEGSETFQLLAGKDGNKDQSYFLCQLSQQQLSKALFPIGELTKPEVREIATKLDLITAEKKDSQGLCFIGKVRLPEFLQQKLQPKEGVIIDIPAEAPVYFEEKPIFNSLEEELQFEAKKIDYLQVSGKVMAKHQGAHYFTKGQRKGLNVGGTKEGLYVIETDVDKNIIYTGQGPKHPGLFKNTLFIKNEEVHWIREDLSLKNGESREVMARIRYRQPLQKATLYQFENGMYVRFIEPQSAITEGQFVAWQEGEEVLGSGVIS, from the coding sequence ATGAAAAGAGTAGTAGTAGGACTTTCTGGAGGAGTAGATTCTAGCGTTGCAGCGTATTTATTACAAGAGCAAGGTTATGAAGTGATAGGCCTTTTTATGAAAAATTGGCACGATGATTCTGTTACAATTTCAAATGAATGTCCGTGGTTAGAAGATAGTAATGATGCTTTATTAGTCGCTGAAAAATTAGGAATTCCTTTTCAAACAGTTGATTTGTCAGAACAATATCAAGAAAAAATTGTCGACTATATGTTCAAAGAATATGAACAAGGTAGAACGCCAAACCCAGATGTTTTATGTAATAGAGAAATTAAGTTTGATGTTTTTATGAAAATTGCAGAATCACTTGGTGCTGATTATGTTGCAACAGGTCATTATTGCCGAAAAGGAACAACTTTAAATGAAGGAAGTGAAACTTTTCAGTTGCTTGCAGGTAAAGATGGAAATAAAGATCAATCGTATTTTCTTTGCCAATTATCACAACAACAACTATCGAAAGCATTATTTCCAATTGGCGAATTAACAAAGCCAGAAGTTAGAGAAATAGCAACAAAACTAGATTTAATAACTGCTGAAAAGAAAGATTCACAAGGACTTTGCTTTATTGGAAAAGTGCGTTTACCTGAATTTTTACAACAAAAATTACAACCTAAAGAAGGGGTCATAATTGATATTCCGGCGGAAGCTCCCGTTTATTTTGAAGAAAAACCTATTTTCAATTCTTTAGAAGAAGAGCTTCAATTTGAAGCAAAAAAAATAGACTATTTACAAGTATCGGGAAAAGTAATGGCAAAACATCAAGGGGCTCATTATTTTACAAAAGGGCAACGTAAAGGATTAAATGTTGGTGGAACAAAAGAAGGTCTTTATGTAATTGAAACCGATGTTGATAAGAATATTATTTATACGGGTCAAGGCCCAAAACATCCGGGTTTATTTAAAAATACACTTTTTATAAAAAATGAAGAAGTTCATTGGATTCGAGAAGATTTATCATTAAAAAATGGAGAATCTAGAGAAGTTATGGCGCGTATTCGTTATAGACAACCTTTACAAAAAGCAACTTTATACCAATTTGAAAACGGAATGTATGTACGTTTTATTGAACCACAATCTGCCATAACTGAAGGTCAATTTGTTGCATGGCAAGAAGGTGAAGAAGTTTTGGGAAGTGGTGTAATATCTTAA
- a CDS encoding toxin-antitoxin system YwqK family antitoxin: MSIFFAQEKINQFDSNGKRDGLWKGTYEESKRPRYQGVFKNGKEVGIFKYFDDTKAGTMIAIRDFSKGDGSCYTIFYDQKNNIVSEGTLVNKMPEKLWKYYHFESTEIMSLENYKNGKLDGVKKVFYKNNVLAEQSNYKAGVLDGEYIKNAENGKLIEKSSYKDGDLHGNALFYDGEGNLILKGQYKKGIRTGIWETYENGKVVATENASKPNSKTFKYIKNEKGQMVPSEMKKKN; this comes from the coding sequence TTGAGTATCTTTTTCGCTCAAGAAAAAATAAATCAATTTGATTCTAACGGAAAACGAGACGGACTTTGGAAAGGTACTTACGAAGAATCTAAGCGACCTAGATATCAAGGGGTTTTTAAAAATGGGAAAGAGGTTGGAATTTTCAAATATTTTGATGACACAAAAGCAGGAACAATGATTGCAATTAGAGATTTCTCTAAAGGAGACGGTAGTTGTTATACTATTTTTTATGATCAAAAAAATAACATTGTTAGTGAAGGAACTTTGGTAAACAAAATGCCTGAAAAACTTTGGAAGTATTATCATTTTGAAAGTACCGAAATTATGTCTTTGGAGAATTATAAAAATGGTAAACTCGATGGAGTAAAAAAAGTATTTTATAAGAATAATGTTCTGGCAGAGCAATCAAATTATAAGGCAGGAGTATTAGATGGTGAATACATAAAAAATGCTGAAAATGGAAAGTTGATTGAAAAATCAAGTTATAAAGATGGAGATTTACATGGAAATGCCCTTTTTTATGATGGAGAAGGAAACTTAATCTTAAAAGGTCAATATAAAAAAGGAATAAGAACAGGTATTTGGGAAACATATGAAAATGGAAAAGTAGTTGCTACTGAAAATGCTTCAAAACCAAATAGTAAAACCTTTAAGTATATTAAAAACGAGAAAGGACAAATGGTTCCTTCGGAAATGAAGAAAAAAAATTAA